From a region of the Myxococcaceae bacterium JPH2 genome:
- a CDS encoding fatty acid desaturase translates to MDTLPRQRPESPGPWGLVIALGLMGAWCAHLVWLLRAPELSWTAPSAWLHGALQAYLCTGLFITAHDAMHRAVSRHRHVNDAVGMAACFLFAGLSYRRLVVHHAAHHATPTGASDPDFSTRSQAFVPWLALFMARYTTWGQWVLMALQFNLLLLAGATRERLLVFWVVPSVLSTLQLFFFGTYLPHRRPHTEDMAPHQARSLARNHAWALLSCYFFGYHWEHHASPGTPWWRLWRLKDARRAGSLASGR, encoded by the coding sequence ATGGACACACTGCCGCGTCAGCGTCCGGAGTCTCCCGGGCCGTGGGGCCTCGTCATCGCGCTCGGCCTGATGGGTGCCTGGTGTGCGCACCTCGTCTGGTTGCTGCGCGCGCCGGAGCTGTCGTGGACGGCTCCTTCGGCGTGGTTGCATGGCGCGCTTCAGGCGTACCTGTGCACTGGCCTCTTCATCACCGCGCATGACGCCATGCACCGCGCGGTGTCGCGCCACCGACACGTGAACGACGCGGTGGGCATGGCCGCGTGTTTCCTCTTCGCGGGCCTGTCCTATCGACGGCTCGTGGTCCACCACGCGGCCCACCACGCGACACCCACGGGCGCGAGCGACCCCGACTTCTCCACCCGTTCGCAGGCCTTCGTGCCGTGGCTGGCGCTCTTCATGGCCCGCTACACCACGTGGGGGCAGTGGGTGCTCATGGCGCTCCAGTTCAATCTGCTCTTGCTCGCCGGGGCGACGCGCGAGCGCCTGCTGGTCTTCTGGGTGGTGCCCTCGGTCCTGAGCACACTCCAGCTCTTCTTCTTCGGCACCTACCTGCCGCACCGGCGTCCGCACACCGAGGACATGGCGCCGCACCAGGCGCGCTCGCTGGCTCGCAACCACGCGTGGGCCCTGCTGTCCTGCTACTTCTTTGGCTACCACTGGGAGCACCACGCGTCGCCTGGCACGCCGTGGTGGCGGCTGTGGCGGCTGAAGGACGCGCGGCGGGCGGGGAGTCTCGCGTCGGGGCGGTAA
- the htpG gene encoding molecular chaperone HtpG, translated as MSVESQPQRETHAFQAEINQLLSLVINSLYSHKEIFLRELVSNASDALDKLRFRTITETELLANEPELELRIIPNAAQGTLTIEDTGIGMTHDELVKNLGTIAHSGSREFIQTMAQKGQKDMQLIGQFGVGFYSAYLVADRVEVVSRAAGPDPTAWRWVSEAHGTFTVEPAERASRGTAITLHLKEDQKEFLEEWRLRTLITQYSDYVGHPIKLQVAKSTGTGDDKKTEVSLEVVNKASALWQRSKSDITDEQYTEFYKHLTHDFDAPLAWTHFKTDGQQQFTGLMFVPKHPPYDLNAQQQRGVRLFVKRVFIMDRCEELVPQWLRFVRGVIDSDDLPLNVSREMLQDSAVVRAIRKHVIKKSLEMLEKLAKDKPEEYRTFWQSFGTVLKEGLATESEHREKLGGLLRYESSREEGLTSLTDYVSRMKEGQEAIYYVYGESRKAVADSPHLEALKQRGYEVLFMTDPVDEWAAQGLRDFQEKPLVSALNADLKLQSTDEQKREKEQQSEGFKALTDKMKDVLSDTVREVRVSDRLTESPVCLVLPEGGSPAYLEKLLRERGKGMPHMKRILEVNPKHPVIEHLRSVYTNDPTAAQVGEWIELLHDQALLTEGSPLSDPNRFAKRMTALLTQVASHTAPAQPRPS; from the coding sequence ATGTCCGTTGAATCGCAGCCCCAGCGCGAAACCCATGCCTTCCAGGCGGAGATCAACCAGCTCCTGAGCCTGGTCATCAACTCGCTCTACAGCCACAAGGAGATCTTCCTCCGGGAGCTGGTGTCGAACGCGTCCGATGCGCTCGACAAGCTGCGCTTCCGCACCATCACCGAGACCGAGCTGCTGGCCAACGAGCCGGAGCTGGAGCTGCGCATCATCCCCAACGCGGCCCAGGGAACCCTCACCATCGAGGACACCGGCATCGGGATGACGCATGACGAGCTGGTGAAGAACCTGGGCACCATCGCCCACTCCGGCTCGCGCGAGTTCATCCAGACCATGGCCCAGAAGGGCCAGAAGGACATGCAGCTCATCGGCCAGTTCGGCGTGGGCTTCTACAGCGCCTATCTGGTGGCGGACCGCGTGGAGGTGGTGAGCCGCGCGGCCGGCCCCGACCCGACGGCGTGGCGCTGGGTCTCCGAGGCCCATGGCACCTTCACCGTGGAGCCGGCGGAGCGAGCGTCGCGCGGCACCGCCATCACCCTGCACCTCAAGGAGGACCAGAAGGAGTTCCTCGAGGAGTGGCGGCTGCGCACGCTCATCACCCAGTACTCGGACTACGTGGGTCACCCCATCAAGCTCCAGGTCGCCAAGAGCACCGGCACGGGGGACGACAAGAAGACCGAGGTCTCGCTGGAGGTGGTGAACAAGGCGAGCGCCCTGTGGCAGCGCTCCAAGTCGGACATCACCGACGAGCAGTACACCGAGTTCTACAAGCACCTGACGCACGACTTCGACGCGCCGCTCGCGTGGACGCACTTCAAGACGGACGGGCAGCAGCAGTTCACCGGGCTGATGTTCGTGCCCAAGCACCCGCCCTATGACCTGAACGCGCAGCAGCAGCGCGGCGTGCGCCTGTTCGTCAAGCGCGTGTTCATCATGGACCGCTGCGAGGAGCTGGTGCCGCAGTGGCTGCGCTTCGTGCGCGGCGTCATCGACTCGGACGACCTGCCGCTGAACGTGTCGCGCGAGATGCTGCAGGACTCGGCCGTGGTGCGCGCCATCCGCAAGCACGTCATCAAGAAGTCGCTGGAGATGCTGGAGAAGCTCGCCAAGGACAAGCCCGAGGAGTACCGCACGTTCTGGCAGTCCTTCGGCACCGTGCTGAAGGAAGGCCTGGCGACGGAGAGCGAGCACCGCGAGAAGCTGGGCGGCCTCTTGCGCTACGAGAGCTCGCGCGAGGAGGGCCTGACGTCCCTCACCGACTACGTGTCGCGGATGAAGGAGGGCCAGGAGGCCATCTATTACGTCTACGGCGAGTCTCGGAAGGCCGTGGCGGACAGCCCGCACCTGGAGGCGCTCAAGCAGCGCGGCTACGAGGTGCTGTTCATGACGGATCCGGTGGACGAGTGGGCCGCGCAGGGCCTGCGCGACTTCCAGGAGAAGCCGCTGGTGTCCGCGCTCAACGCCGACCTCAAGCTCCAGAGCACCGACGAGCAGAAGCGCGAGAAGGAGCAGCAGTCCGAGGGCTTCAAGGCCCTGACGGACAAGATGAAGGACGTGCTGAGCGACACGGTGCGCGAGGTGCGCGTGTCGGACCGGTTGACCGAGTCTCCCGTGTGCCTGGTGCTGCCCGAGGGCGGCTCGCCGGCCTACCTGGAGAAGCTCCTGCGTGAGCGCGGCAAGGGCATGCCGCACATGAAGCGCATCCTCGAGGTCAATCCCAAGCACCCCGTCATCGAGCACCTGCGCTCCGTCTACACGAACGACCCCACCGCCGCGCAGGTCGGCGAGTGGATCGAGCTGCTCCATGACCAGGCGCTGCTCACCGAGGGCAGCCCGCTCAGCGACCCCAACCGCTTCGCCAAGCGGATGACGGCGCTGCTCACGCAGGTGGCCTCGCACACCGCGCCGGCCCAGCCTCGTCCGAGCTGA
- a CDS encoding FAD-dependent oxidoreductase gives MWEGNHVTNPEVIVVGAGLAGLACARALRQSRVRVQLLEAGDAPGGRVRTDAHEGFLLDRGFQVYLTAYPEGRRVLDLEALSLRAFHPGARVWRGGKLRTLVDPARHPLQALGHLFEPVGDLGDKLRVLELRQQAHSGELEDLWHRPQRTSLRYLTDMGFSDEMLESFLRPFFAGVFLERSLETSSRMLEFVFRMFASGHAAVPARGMGAIAEQLAAPLPTGTLRMHVKVAEVWGHRVRLEDGEELRADAVVVATDPRTASGLLLGMPEPAMHPVTSLYFAAPEPPVEGPWLVLDGEGHGPVNHVAVMSEVSPDSAPPGQSLICATVLGTAADDGTLEARARAQLTEWFGSTVTAWRLLRTDGIAHALPAQPPSALSEPHRAVRLSPGLYVCGDHRDNASIDGALTSGRRAAEAVLQDLGR, from the coding sequence ATGTGGGAGGGCAACCACGTGACGAATCCCGAGGTCATCGTCGTGGGCGCGGGGCTCGCGGGCCTGGCCTGTGCCCGGGCGCTCAGGCAATCGAGGGTTCGAGTTCAGCTCCTGGAAGCAGGGGACGCACCAGGCGGTCGCGTGCGCACGGACGCGCATGAAGGTTTCCTGCTCGACCGGGGCTTCCAGGTCTACCTCACGGCCTACCCGGAAGGGCGGCGGGTGCTGGACCTGGAGGCGCTCTCGTTGCGTGCCTTCCATCCCGGGGCCCGAGTCTGGCGCGGCGGCAAGCTGCGCACGCTGGTGGATCCCGCGCGTCATCCGCTCCAGGCCCTGGGGCACCTGTTCGAGCCCGTGGGAGACCTGGGCGACAAGCTGCGCGTCTTGGAACTGCGGCAGCAAGCTCACTCGGGCGAGCTGGAAGACCTGTGGCATCGGCCGCAGCGGACCTCGCTGCGCTACCTGACCGACATGGGCTTCTCCGACGAGATGCTGGAGTCGTTCCTGCGGCCCTTCTTCGCGGGCGTCTTCCTGGAGCGCTCACTGGAGACCTCCAGCCGCATGCTGGAGTTCGTCTTTCGGATGTTCGCGAGTGGACACGCGGCGGTGCCGGCGCGCGGGATGGGCGCCATCGCGGAGCAGCTGGCGGCGCCGCTGCCCACGGGCACGTTGCGCATGCACGTGAAGGTGGCGGAGGTGTGGGGCCACCGCGTGCGCCTGGAGGATGGCGAGGAGCTTCGCGCCGACGCGGTGGTGGTGGCGACGGATCCGCGCACCGCCAGCGGCCTCTTGCTGGGCATGCCCGAGCCCGCCATGCACCCGGTGACGAGCCTGTATTTCGCCGCGCCGGAGCCGCCGGTGGAGGGCCCTTGGTTGGTGCTCGACGGCGAAGGTCACGGTCCGGTGAACCACGTCGCGGTGATGAGCGAAGTGTCACCGGACTCCGCGCCCCCGGGCCAATCCCTCATCTGCGCCACGGTGCTGGGGACCGCCGCGGACGATGGAACGCTGGAGGCGCGCGCACGGGCGCAGCTCACGGAGTGGTTTGGTTCGACGGTGACGGCGTGGCGCCTGCTGCGCACGGATGGGATTGCCCACGCATTGCCGGCTCAGCCTCCGTCCGCGCTGAGTGAGCCCCATCGCGCGGTGCGCCTCTCCCCGGGCCTGTATGTCTGCGGAGACCATCGGGACAACGCGTCCATCGATGGGGCGCTCACCTCCGGGCGTCGCGCGGCCGAGGCCGTCTTGCAAGACCTGGGGCGATAA
- the aroF gene encoding 3-deoxy-7-phosphoheptulonate synthase, which yields MLIVMRPDATAQDIERVNDEIRRRGWQPHAIPGGSRTAIGITGNPGAVEPEPFRVLPGVADAVSISQPFKLVSREVKPDDSHVKVGNLTIGGAAIHVIAGPCSVESREQILSTAHAVKKAGATMLRGGAFKPRTSPYEFQGLKGDGLQLLAEARKETGLLVTTEVKDTATLDAVAEHTDILQVGARNMQNFSLLEAVGETRKPVLLKRGISATIKELLMAAEYIVARGNTQVILCERGIRTFETMTRNTLDLNAVPMLKALSHLPVFVDPSHGIGVRKAVPAMMRAAIAVGADGIIVEVHPDPPRAKSDGFQSLDFNEFEKSMGEVRAIAQAMGRELVRLG from the coding sequence ATGTTGATCGTGATGCGACCCGACGCGACGGCCCAGGACATCGAGCGTGTGAACGATGAAATCCGCCGTCGCGGTTGGCAACCGCACGCGATCCCCGGAGGCAGCCGCACGGCCATTGGCATCACGGGCAACCCCGGCGCGGTGGAGCCCGAGCCTTTCCGAGTGCTGCCAGGAGTCGCGGACGCGGTCTCCATCTCGCAGCCGTTCAAGCTCGTCAGCCGTGAGGTGAAGCCGGACGACAGCCACGTGAAGGTGGGCAACCTCACCATCGGTGGCGCGGCCATCCACGTCATCGCCGGCCCGTGTTCCGTCGAGTCGCGCGAGCAGATCCTCTCCACCGCGCATGCGGTGAAGAAGGCCGGCGCCACCATGCTGCGCGGCGGCGCGTTCAAGCCCCGCACGAGCCCTTATGAGTTCCAGGGCCTCAAGGGCGACGGACTCCAGCTGCTGGCCGAGGCGCGCAAGGAGACGGGCCTGCTCGTCACCACCGAGGTGAAGGACACCGCCACGCTGGACGCGGTGGCCGAGCACACCGACATCCTCCAGGTGGGCGCGCGCAACATGCAGAACTTCAGCCTGCTGGAGGCCGTGGGCGAGACGCGCAAGCCCGTGCTGCTCAAGCGAGGCATCAGCGCCACCATCAAGGAGTTGCTGATGGCGGCCGAGTACATCGTCGCCCGAGGCAACACCCAGGTCATCCTCTGCGAGCGCGGCATCCGCACGTTCGAGACGATGACGCGCAACACGCTCGACCTGAACGCGGTGCCCATGCTGAAGGCGCTCTCGCACCTGCCGGTCTTCGTGGACCCCTCGCACGGCATCGGCGTGCGCAAGGCGGTGCCGGCGATGATGCGGGCGGCGATCGCGGTGGGGGCCGACGGCATCATCGTCGAGGTGCATCCGGATCCGCCGCGCGCGAAGTCGGATGGCTTCCAGTCGCTGGACTTCAACGAGTTCGAGAAGTCCATGGGCGAGGTGCGGGCCATCGCGCAAGCGATGGGACGCGAGCTGGTACGACTGGGATAG
- the trpD gene encoding anthranilate phosphoribosyltransferase, with the protein MTLKEALGKVVSRRDLTREEMASVMGQMLAGEASPAQVGALAAALRMKGETEDEILGAAEAMRACAARISPTAEVVLDTCGTGGDGAHTFNISTAVAFVAAGAGVTVAKHGNRAVSSRCGSADVLAALGVSMERPHAHVARDIDEHGVGFLFAPSHHSALRHVAQARRDLGFHSVFNLLGPLTNPAGARYQLLGTFDGKRVEQTARVLGRLGSRRAWVVHGHDGLDEISPCGPTEVAELREDGTVRIFTVSPTDAGLDTVPREAIAGGDAEENAHRLKALLAGERNGLRTAVLLNAAGALVVVGHANDLTEGVRKAEHAIDSGAAARKLAALVQGGVR; encoded by the coding sequence ATGACCCTCAAAGAAGCGCTGGGCAAGGTGGTGAGCCGGCGCGACCTGACTCGCGAGGAGATGGCCTCTGTCATGGGCCAGATGCTCGCGGGAGAGGCGTCGCCTGCCCAAGTGGGCGCGCTCGCGGCCGCGCTGCGCATGAAGGGCGAGACCGAGGACGAAATCCTCGGCGCGGCGGAGGCCATGCGGGCCTGCGCGGCGCGCATCTCGCCGACGGCGGAGGTGGTGCTCGACACCTGCGGTACCGGGGGTGATGGGGCGCACACCTTCAACATCTCCACCGCGGTGGCCTTCGTGGCCGCCGGGGCGGGCGTCACCGTGGCGAAGCACGGCAATCGAGCGGTCTCCAGCCGCTGCGGAAGCGCGGACGTGCTGGCCGCGCTCGGCGTGTCCATGGAGCGTCCGCACGCGCACGTGGCGCGGGACATCGACGAGCACGGCGTGGGCTTCCTCTTCGCGCCCTCGCATCACAGTGCCCTCCGGCACGTGGCGCAGGCGCGGAGGGACCTGGGGTTCCACAGCGTCTTCAATCTGCTGGGGCCCCTGACGAACCCGGCGGGCGCGCGGTACCAGTTGCTCGGCACGTTCGACGGCAAGCGCGTGGAGCAGACCGCGCGCGTGCTGGGGCGGCTGGGCAGCCGTCGTGCGTGGGTGGTGCACGGCCACGACGGCCTGGATGAAATCAGCCCCTGCGGCCCCACCGAGGTCGCGGAGCTGCGCGAGGACGGCACCGTGCGCATCTTCACCGTGTCTCCCACGGACGCGGGCCTGGACACGGTGCCCCGCGAGGCCATCGCGGGCGGCGACGCGGAAGAGAACGCGCATCGGCTGAAGGCGCTGCTCGCCGGCGAGCGCAACGGGCTGCGAACGGCGGTGCTCCTCAACGCCGCCGGCGCGCTCGTGGTGGTGGGCCACGCGAACGACCTCACCGAGGGCGTGCGCAAGGCCGAACACGCCATCGACTCGGGCGCTGCCGCGCGCAAGCTCGCGGCGCTCGTCCAGGGCGGTGTGCGGTGA
- a CDS encoding indole-3-glycerol-phosphate synthase: MARKRRELAQRAPLAPRPRLPSRDFAEALRKRRAPEHPVSVIAEVKRKSPSGGAFPHPDVVAVARAYEAAGASAISVLTDGPDFGGSLEDLVAVRAAVALPVLRKDFLVAAREVEESALWGADAVLLIADALSDTELREMLTTAREVRVAALVEAHTAEHAERALAAGAVLVGINNRNLATLKTDTGTALRVMPGLRARAGALVAESGLRSVTDLRAARDAGADAVLVGESLLRDVDPGRALRRLLGLEGGSA; encoded by the coding sequence ATGGCGCGCAAGCGTCGTGAGCTGGCCCAGCGTGCGCCCTTGGCTCCGCGCCCGCGGCTTCCTTCGCGCGACTTCGCCGAGGCACTCCGGAAACGGCGCGCACCCGAGCACCCGGTGAGCGTCATCGCGGAGGTGAAGCGCAAGAGTCCTTCGGGCGGTGCGTTCCCGCACCCCGACGTGGTGGCGGTCGCGCGTGCCTACGAGGCCGCGGGAGCCAGCGCCATCAGCGTGCTGACCGACGGGCCAGACTTCGGCGGCAGCCTGGAAGACCTCGTGGCGGTGCGGGCGGCCGTGGCGCTGCCCGTGCTCCGCAAGGACTTCCTGGTGGCCGCGCGCGAAGTGGAAGAGAGCGCGCTCTGGGGCGCGGATGCGGTGTTGCTCATCGCGGATGCGCTCTCCGACACGGAGCTTCGAGAGATGCTGACTACGGCGCGCGAGGTGCGCGTGGCCGCGCTGGTGGAAGCCCACACCGCGGAACATGCGGAGCGGGCGCTCGCCGCGGGCGCGGTGCTGGTCGGCATCAACAACCGCAACCTCGCCACGCTCAAAACAGACACGGGCACGGCGCTTCGAGTCATGCCCGGGCTGCGAGCCCGAGCCGGAGCGCTGGTGGCCGAGAGCGGTCTGCGCTCGGTAACGGACCTGCGCGCCGCACGCGACGCGGGCGCCGACGCGGTGCTCGTGGGCGAGTCCCTGCTTCGCGATGTGGATCCGGGTCGCGCGCTGCGCCGTCTGCTCGGCCTGGAAGGTGGCTCGGCGTGA